From the Leptolyngbya sp. O-77 genome, one window contains:
- a CDS encoding TIGR03986 family CRISPR-associated RAMP protein, translating to MNKKRVDWSQLAQLKSQLPPGEEGDAASEEEIEQISAFQEGFHNPYNFIPAPSRKQTGELQDEKPSGHASYLKNKWSGRIRVALETITPLLIPDAANLKEIGREKHKSYPIRKLGELPYLPPTSIKGMLRTAYEAVTNSRFGVFQNHEDRLAYRMPATEGLSLVPARIEGNCDRIQLLPGTTPGLPTLNTGNERWNIPGNLMYAAWLPRYKKGSDCLLDKPELIGMQHGQTVKVWLQKVKRRPFFYWVVCDIVPSSSALPERPTPPTNLSRSHKLTSETLRIENAYLCITNQNIENKYNERVFFTRPADEKKWSVSLNELQADELRKAWKELIENYQEEHEREIEAGSERPPQTSYGKWSRHITGGSQEAQLKDGTLCYAFVEKDGQSFKVIALYPVMIARKLFEVDPDSLLPESLKPPGSFNELSPADRVFGWVNQKGKGAYKGQLRLHSVKCLSTDAIQKFTDDPANNPGLPLTILGQPKPQQSRFYVAKDKQGDALSNGTPKQDGYASAKQGLRGRKVYPHHKAIAKNADYWNDPMSDRSHISHDGYHQEYRRPNKDSTEQRDSQNRSIQAWVRQNTQFQFDIDITNLSSVELGALLWLLTLPDDHYHRLGGGKPLGFGSVQLKIDWSQTDLRLGQAWKQYYESLLPIEPPDPGQAAECIDAFKQAVALAYSPHKNKEDFEEVLFIRAFKQAAKGLDGPIRYPRVKPQPDPEGENYKWFTKNESKDKRSLPPLWNETGLPYGE from the coding sequence TTACAATTTCATTCCTGCGCCCAGTCGAAAGCAAACTGGGGAACTTCAGGATGAAAAGCCATCGGGTCACGCAAGCTATTTAAAAAATAAGTGGAGTGGACGCATTCGTGTTGCTCTAGAGACAATCACACCCCTGCTGATTCCGGATGCCGCCAACCTCAAGGAAATCGGCAGAGAAAAGCATAAAAGCTATCCAATCCGAAAGCTCGGCGAGCTGCCCTATCTTCCTCCCACGTCTATCAAAGGAATGCTGAGAACGGCTTATGAGGCTGTGACGAACTCTCGATTTGGGGTATTCCAAAACCATGAAGATCGGCTTGCCTATCGAATGCCAGCAACAGAAGGATTAAGTTTAGTGCCCGCTAGAATTGAAGGCAATTGCGATCGCATTCAACTTCTACCTGGAACTACCCCAGGTCTACCGACTTTGAATACTGGGAATGAACGCTGGAATATTCCTGGCAATTTGATGTATGCTGCGTGGCTGCCTCGATATAAAAAAGGTAGCGATTGCCTTCTTGATAAGCCTGAGCTTATCGGAATGCAGCATGGACAAACTGTTAAGGTTTGGCTGCAAAAGGTAAAGCGAAGACCTTTTTTCTATTGGGTAGTTTGTGACATTGTGCCCAGTTCATCTGCGCTGCCTGAGCGTCCAACTCCACCGACGAATTTAAGCAGGAGTCATAAATTAACCTCGGAAACATTGAGAATTGAAAATGCCTATCTATGTATCACCAACCAAAACATCGAGAATAAATACAATGAGCGGGTATTTTTCACCCGTCCAGCAGATGAGAAGAAATGGAGTGTGAGCCTGAACGAGCTTCAGGCTGACGAACTTAGAAAGGCTTGGAAAGAGCTAATTGAGAACTATCAGGAAGAGCATGAACGCGAAATTGAAGCAGGCTCAGAACGCCCACCCCAAACCAGCTACGGAAAGTGGTCAAGACACATCACTGGGGGAAGTCAGGAAGCTCAACTGAAAGACGGCACCCTCTGCTATGCCTTTGTTGAGAAGGATGGGCAAAGCTTTAAGGTGATCGCGCTATATCCAGTTATGATTGCCAGAAAACTGTTTGAGGTTGATCCTGATTCACTTTTGCCTGAATCGCTAAAACCTCCTGGCTCGTTTAATGAACTTTCGCCTGCCGATCGCGTTTTTGGTTGGGTGAATCAGAAGGGCAAAGGTGCTTATAAAGGTCAGTTGCGGCTTCACTCAGTGAAGTGTTTGTCAACGGATGCGATTCAAAAGTTCACGGACGATCCAGCAAATAATCCTGGATTGCCGCTGACGATTCTAGGGCAACCGAAACCGCAGCAGTCTCGGTTTTATGTTGCCAAGGATAAACAAGGTGATGCTTTAAGTAATGGCACGCCTAAACAAGACGGATATGCATCTGCCAAACAAGGTTTGCGAGGGCGGAAGGTGTATCCCCATCACAAGGCGATCGCCAAAAATGCCGACTATTGGAACGACCCGATGAGCGATCGCTCTCACATTTCGCACGACGGCTACCATCAGGAATATCGCCGCCCGAACAAAGATAGCACTGAGCAGCGCGATAGCCAAAACCGCTCGATCCAAGCCTGGGTAAGGCAAAACACTCAGTTTCAGTTTGACATTGATATTACAAATCTGTCGTCTGTGGAGTTGGGCGCGTTGCTTTGGCTGCTGACCTTACCAGACGACCATTACCACCGACTGGGCGGCGGCAAGCCCCTCGGCTTTGGCAGTGTGCAGCTAAAGATTGATTGGAGCCAAACCGATCTGCGATTGGGACAAGCTTGGAAGCAATACTATGAATCGCTGCTGCCGATCGAGCCACCCGATCCAGGGCAGGCAGCGGAATGTATCGATGCGTTTAAGCAGGCCGTTGCGCTTGCTTACTCACCGCACAAGAACAAAGAGGACTTTGAAGAAGTTCTGTTTATTCGAGCATTCAAGCAGGCCGCAAAAGGACTCGACGGCCCGATTCGCTACCCTAGAGTGAAACCACAGCCCGATCCAGAGGGTGAAAACTACAAATGGTTTACCAAAAATGAGAGCAAGGACAAGCGATCGCTTCCGCCGCTCTGGAACGAAACAGGTTTGCCCTATGGGGAATAA
- a CDS encoding TIGR03985 family CRISPR-associated protein: MESSFDYPPTVELLDYLVPGMLGQKGNLQKAVRLWAILRSLYGEKPMLLSTDAVGSFSNAQWRDSFLQPEQQQRTLKQWLFQDQPQIDETLWRQAFVNRYGIERDRLSALLGDAPKYEEPIPFQIDHRTLRNDFATLEKLGWLKAGGTGSQRRYSKVSTLPTLPWVAASAAESADEPALIHYIPNDLAGVVEHFPQPINGTQRFILGTEYIISQAVSRQVDQLLQRLKRAWQQTPVPPVRLVYRSIRYYEAEFEVLTYPVCIYYFQRAPYLFAFGQTPQHLDDGNAKRLSWYDYRLDRILSLQLLDWADQSLPTEWQVKAQQALSKPTSAPTPVSMSMPASASVSHLPRQFAEKTPELVQQEVASAMGVEIHRPIAPLLLRFERYFYGNYIANTERAKLFVEMGFAQAEKRFQADPEISSQGLSLTKLFGDRPRHKSSIFCTAQHRLGDNNVVMRLRAWGPNVEVLLPLSLRQRMKDDMQETWTLYEYNLTG; this comes from the coding sequence ATGGAATCTTCGTTTGACTATCCGCCGACGGTAGAACTGTTGGATTATCTGGTGCCTGGTATGCTGGGGCAAAAGGGCAATCTGCAAAAGGCAGTGCGGCTGTGGGCGATTTTGCGATCGCTCTACGGCGAAAAACCCATGCTGCTCTCTACCGATGCAGTGGGTTCCTTTAGCAATGCCCAATGGCGAGACTCGTTCTTGCAGCCAGAGCAGCAGCAAAGAACCCTCAAGCAGTGGCTCTTTCAGGATCAGCCTCAGATAGATGAAACGCTGTGGCGGCAAGCATTTGTGAATCGCTATGGCATTGAGCGCGATCGCCTTTCTGCACTGCTAGGAGATGCACCCAAGTATGAAGAGCCGATTCCATTTCAAATAGACCACCGCACGCTGCGGAACGACTTTGCCACATTGGAAAAACTAGGCTGGCTCAAGGCTGGCGGCACAGGCAGTCAGCGACGCTATTCCAAAGTCAGCACCCTGCCGACTTTGCCCTGGGTTGCTGCCAGCGCCGCTGAATCTGCGGATGAGCCAGCGTTGATCCACTATATTCCCAATGATTTGGCAGGCGTGGTCGAGCATTTTCCTCAGCCTATCAATGGCACACAGCGGTTTATTTTAGGTACGGAATACATCATTTCCCAAGCCGTTTCTCGCCAGGTTGATCAATTGCTCCAGCGTTTGAAGCGAGCTTGGCAGCAAACGCCTGTGCCTCCGGTGCGGCTGGTCTATCGCAGTATTCGCTACTATGAGGCCGAGTTTGAAGTCCTAACGTATCCGGTCTGCATTTATTATTTCCAGCGTGCGCCGTATTTATTTGCCTTTGGCCAAACGCCTCAACATCTGGATGATGGCAATGCCAAACGCTTGAGCTGGTATGATTATCGGCTCGATCGAATTTTGTCTCTCCAACTGCTGGACTGGGCAGATCAATCATTGCCGACTGAATGGCAGGTCAAGGCGCAACAGGCTTTATCTAAACCCACATCTGCACCTACACCTGTATCTATGTCTATGCCTGCATCTGCATCAGTTTCCCACTTGCCGAGGCAATTTGCTGAGAAAACGCCCGAACTCGTACAGCAAGAAGTTGCCTCAGCAATGGGGGTCGAAATTCATCGCCCGATCGCCCCTTTGCTGCTGCGATTCGAGCGCTATTTCTACGGCAACTATATTGCCAATACTGAGCGAGCCAAGCTCTTTGTTGAAATGGGATTTGCCCAGGCGGAAAAGCGCTTTCAGGCTGATCCAGAGATCAGCAGTCAGGGCTTGTCGCTTACAAAACTGTTTGGCGATCGCCCCCGCCACAAGAGCAGCATCTTTTGCACTGCCCAACATCGACTCGGAGACAACAATGTCGTGATGCGGCTGCGGGCGTGGGGCCCCAATGTAGAAGTGTTGCTGCCACTAAGTCTGCGTCAGCGCATGAAGGACGATATGCAAGAAACTTGGACGCTGTATGAATACAACCTAACTGGATAA
- a CDS encoding HD domain-containing protein has protein sequence MTYAFHLHQHQPRKGSTVPYISHLMSVAALVLEDGGDEDAAIAALLHDAIEDQGGNATRNEIRKQFGDAVLRIVDACTESDEMPKPSWKERKLRTIAQIQQAESAIQRVIIADKLHNLRCIWADWQRQGDRVWQRFNASPADILWFYRACLDAVGDRFSRRRDVVSVYTQQHTCLDAVGDRFSSPMLIELRTLLTNLENSLANLTSNVNSHGKTRLHNH, from the coding sequence TTGACCTATGCCTTTCACTTGCATCAACATCAACCGCGCAAGGGCAGCACTGTGCCTTATATCAGTCACTTGATGAGTGTGGCGGCGCTAGTTCTCGAAGATGGTGGAGATGAAGACGCTGCGATCGCCGCACTGCTTCATGATGCAATTGAGGATCAGGGCGGAAATGCCACTCGGAATGAGATTCGGAAACAGTTTGGTGATGCCGTGCTACGCATTGTGGATGCCTGTACGGAATCGGACGAAATGCCAAAACCATCCTGGAAAGAACGGAAACTTCGGACGATCGCCCAGATTCAGCAAGCCGAATCCGCCATTCAGCGCGTGATTATTGCCGACAAGCTACACAACTTGCGCTGTATCTGGGCAGACTGGCAGCGTCAGGGCGATCGCGTGTGGCAGCGTTTCAATGCCAGCCCTGCCGATATTCTGTGGTTTTATCGGGCTTGCCTGGATGCTGTGGGCGATCGCTTTTCTAGAAGACGGGATGTAGTAAGTGTCTACACCCAGCAGCATACTTGCCTGGATGCTGTGGGCGATCGCTTTTCTAGCCCAATGCTAATAGAACTCCGCACGCTGCTTACAAATCTGGAAAATTCTTTAGCCAATCTCACCTCAAACGTAAACTCTCATGGCAAAACCCGTCTTCACAATCACTGA
- the crn3 gene encoding CRISPR-associated ring nuclease Crn3/Csx3 — protein sequence MAKPVFTITDHPDEHGLVFRLVEFEIPTGVTTPEQFAEAVREIEPALVGSSPILINGRGPVWGYGMIFHAAHPSPAIATYDPRLGYVIVQTHDERFQVGKTISL from the coding sequence ATGGCAAAACCCGTCTTCACAATCACTGATCACCCCGATGAGCATGGGCTAGTCTTTCGCCTGGTGGAGTTTGAAATTCCCACTGGAGTCACGACACCAGAGCAATTTGCAGAAGCGGTGCGAGAGATTGAACCAGCACTCGTGGGTTCATCGCCAATTTTGATCAACGGTCGTGGCCCGGTGTGGGGATACGGCATGATTTTTCACGCAGCGCACCCTAGTCCGGCGATCGCCACCTATGACCCCCGCCTGGGTTATGTCATTGTGCAAACGCATGATGAACGCTTTCAAGTCGGCAAGACGATCAGCCTCTAA
- a CDS encoding ATP-binding protein gives MTTPHRPLTQPSSATDPRAHYHGRVIAVGGPPHSGKSVFLAELYRQLLQRQPSSVFLHRACPDGEGMWSNEADPSVVQQIRKKAAFSEEFVGSTLHVIEQLGRNSQLSLILLDLGGKRTAENAEILRRSTHCLVLSADEEEAMRWHVFAAEEGCPVLASFQSRLVRSPNHQIDPTARSTIQTDRPIPQGTLVNLCRELGADCYQEAIAQFADWLLTQPY, from the coding sequence ATGACGACCCCCCATCGCCCCCTGACTCAACCCTCTTCTGCCACTGATCCCCGTGCCCACTATCACGGTCGCGTGATTGCCGTAGGCGGGCCGCCGCATTCAGGAAAATCAGTTTTTTTGGCAGAACTGTATCGACAGTTGTTGCAGCGACAGCCGTCGAGTGTGTTTTTGCACCGCGCCTGTCCCGATGGAGAGGGCATGTGGTCTAATGAAGCCGATCCATCAGTAGTGCAGCAAATCCGCAAAAAAGCTGCCTTTTCGGAAGAGTTTGTTGGCTCAACGCTGCACGTGATTGAGCAATTGGGAAGAAACTCTCAGTTGTCTCTGATCTTGCTCGATCTGGGGGGCAAGCGCACGGCTGAGAATGCCGAAATCTTGCGGCGATCCACTCATTGCCTTGTGCTGTCAGCAGATGAGGAAGAGGCGATGCGCTGGCATGTCTTCGCCGCCGAGGAAGGGTGTCCAGTGCTGGCTAGCTTTCAGTCGCGCCTGGTGCGATCGCCCAACCATCAAATCGACCCGACTGCCCGCTCCACGATTCAGACCGATCGCCCCATTCCTCAAGGCACACTCGTTAACCTCTGCCGCGAATTGGGAGCCGATTGTTATCAAGAGGCGATCGCCCAGTTTGCCGACTGGCTGCTGACCCAACCGTATTAG
- a CDS encoding response regulator transcription factor, which produces MKILLAEDDPIQLEPLYAALAKAGHITDATLDGETAQWLMQEYTYDLLILDWMLPKISGIDLCQQHRQTGRGTPILMLTARDGLMDRVTGLDAGADDYLIKPVNILELLARVRALGRRSPLWTGDILHLADLQLHLATLTVQRQDVSIQLSTREFQLMEYLMRHPQQVLTRNQIERALWEWNMQPESKAVAILIHRLRSRLQPLGAETWVQTVYGMGYRLSVPEATP; this is translated from the coding sequence ATGAAGATTCTATTGGCTGAAGATGATCCGATTCAACTGGAGCCGCTCTATGCCGCCCTTGCAAAAGCCGGCCACATTACGGATGCCACGCTGGATGGGGAAACCGCGCAGTGGCTCATGCAGGAATACACCTACGATCTGCTGATTTTAGACTGGATGTTGCCCAAGATTAGCGGGATTGATCTGTGTCAGCAGCATCGTCAGACAGGTAGAGGCACGCCGATTTTGATGCTGACGGCCAGGGATGGGTTGATGGATCGGGTAACAGGGCTGGATGCAGGCGCAGATGACTACCTGATAAAGCCAGTGAACATTCTAGAACTGCTGGCGCGGGTGCGGGCGCTGGGGCGGCGATCGCCCCTCTGGACGGGCGACATCCTACATTTGGCAGATCTGCAACTGCATCTCGCCACGCTGACGGTGCAGCGGCAAGACGTAAGCATTCAGCTCTCGACGCGAGAGTTTCAGTTGATGGAATACTTGATGCGGCATCCTCAGCAAGTCCTGACTCGCAACCAGATTGAGCGAGCGCTGTGGGAATGGAACATGCAGCCCGAAAGTAAGGCAGTCGCGATTTTAATCCACCGACTGCGATCGCGCCTGCAACCCTTGGGGGCAGAAACCTGGGTGCAGACGGTCTATGGCATGGGCTATCGCCTGAGCGTGCCAGAGGCAACTCCCTGA
- a CDS encoding sensor histidine kinase gives MLFNRSRQNLATWFTLSMGSILVVFAALLYWREARDRLQTFDADLYNTAQIMAGGVEEIEYQSIRRIDLESVPLLGNDTLALDTYLHFARWYTPDRRLLQFVGDIPAATLEAPIGLVTLTGAALRPTAPSSPPRVGPPQQFRQLTLPVRRGEEVLGFLQIAASLDSVQEPLRELRLFLSIGVPVALGAIALTGWILGGVAMQPIRQSYQQLQQFTADASHELRAPLAGILSNAQVGLMEPVDPQEQSHRLQTIVEIAESMSALVGQLLFLARHSGQLPPHVLQSVDLGQLVKQLVDATQAQATHRQQTLRCTVPQTAVLVFAEPQVLQMAIANLLQNACRYTPAGGTIDLVLTQQPAKAILQVRDTGIGIDAADLPHIFDRFYRADAVRSRETGGVGLGLAIARQIIEAHQGSIAVRSQIHQGSVFEIQLPLIRQKGSRKGKTAQDF, from the coding sequence ATGCTATTCAACCGCAGCCGCCAAAATCTAGCTACCTGGTTTACGCTCTCGATGGGCAGCATTCTGGTCGTCTTTGCAGCGCTGTTGTATTGGCGCGAGGCCCGCGATCGCCTGCAAACCTTTGACGCAGACCTCTACAATACGGCCCAAATCATGGCGGGCGGCGTTGAAGAGATTGAGTATCAATCGATTCGGCGCATCGACCTGGAAAGTGTGCCCCTGCTTGGAAACGATACGCTGGCGCTAGACACCTACTTGCACTTTGCCCGGTGGTATACGCCCGATCGACGGCTCCTCCAGTTTGTAGGAGACATTCCCGCTGCCACGCTGGAGGCACCTATTGGACTGGTCACTCTGACGGGTGCGGCATTGCGCCCGACTGCTCCATCCAGTCCGCCACGGGTCGGCCCGCCTCAGCAGTTTCGCCAGCTCACGCTGCCCGTGCGTCGGGGCGAGGAGGTGCTGGGCTTTTTGCAAATTGCGGCATCCCTCGATTCGGTTCAGGAACCCCTGCGAGAATTGCGGCTGTTCTTGTCGATCGGCGTGCCAGTGGCGCTGGGGGCGATCGCCCTCACAGGCTGGATTTTGGGTGGCGTGGCCATGCAGCCGATTCGCCAGTCCTATCAGCAGCTCCAGCAATTCACTGCCGATGCGTCTCATGAGCTGCGCGCGCCTCTGGCGGGCATCCTCAGCAATGCCCAGGTTGGGCTGATGGAGCCGGTGGACCCCCAGGAGCAGAGCCACCGCCTGCAAACCATTGTCGAGATTGCCGAATCCATGAGCGCCCTGGTGGGTCAACTCCTGTTTTTGGCGCGACACTCTGGGCAACTGCCGCCGCATGTTTTGCAGTCCGTTGATCTGGGGCAACTGGTGAAACAGCTTGTAGACGCGACCCAGGCGCAAGCCACCCACCGTCAGCAAACCCTGCGCTGCACAGTGCCACAGACGGCCGTTCTGGTTTTCGCCGAGCCGCAAGTTTTGCAAATGGCGATCGCCAACCTGCTGCAAAATGCCTGTCGCTATACCCCCGCAGGCGGCACGATTGACCTGGTTCTTACTCAACAGCCCGCCAAAGCAATCCTGCAAGTCAGAGACACAGGCATCGGAATTGATGCAGCCGATTTGCCGCACATTTTCGATCGGTTCTATCGAGCTGATGCCGTGCGATCGCGCGAAACCGGGGGCGTGGGGTTGGGACTGGCGATCGCCCGTCAAATCATTGAAGCCCACCAGGGGAGCATTGCGGTCCGCAGCCAAATCCATCAAGGCTCGGTCTTTGAAATTCAGTTGCCGCTCATCCGGCAAAAAGGAAGCCGCAAGGGAAAAACCGCTCAGGATTTCTGA